In Schistocerca gregaria isolate iqSchGreg1 chromosome 9, iqSchGreg1.2, whole genome shotgun sequence, a single genomic region encodes these proteins:
- the LOC126291812 gene encoding general transcription factor 3C polypeptide 6-like produces MDVDAHDVESSEQDDEYEEEEILVELKFESGNLHEPLLNQQGVHFKLIGATTAKPVLQLGEQIFAGQYVDAMGTTIIFEEDESMPYYDPVFSTNPESPLKYYASTRKCLVMSRIFIKEKKEGEEAQGGEEEEDEKDGQYEPPKPEPSSAGGEKGLREEGERGVPGGVADDADWETEEEK; encoded by the coding sequence ATGGATGTCGATGCTCACGATGTAGAGAGTAGCGAGCAGGATGACGAGTACGAAGAGGAAGAGATTTTAGTGGAACTGAAGTTCGAAAGTGGCAACTTGCACGAACCTTTACTGAACCAACAAGGCGTGCATTTCAAGCTTATAGGCGCCACTACAGCGAAGCCAGTGTTGCAGCTTGGCGAGCAGATTTTCGCTGGTCAATACGTCGACGCCATGGGGACTACTATAATCTTCGAGGAGGATGAGTCGATGCCATACTACGACCCTGTGTTTTCCACGAACCCGGAGAGTCCGCTGAAGTACTACGCGAGTACTCGCAAATGCCTCGTTATGTCACGGATCTTCATCAAGGAGAAGAAGGAAGGGGAAGAGGCACAGGGCGGTGAAGAGGAGGAAGACGAAAAGGATGGGCAGTACGAACCGCCTAAACCAGAGCCATCGTCAGCAGGAGGCGAGAAAGGACTACGAGAAGAGGGAGAAAGAGGAGTCCCAGGTGGCGTCGCGGACGATGCCGactgggagacagaagaagaaaagtAA